Genomic DNA from Paenibacillus sp. MBLB1832:
CGCTGCCGCAAGTCCGGATGGACCCGACCCGACAACCGCGACTTTCTTGCCTGTACGCGTCTCCGGCGGTTCTGGTTTGATCCAGCCTTCGCTGAAGCCTTTGTCGATGATCGCTTTCTCAATGCTTTTGATCGTAACCGGTGTGTCCTTCAGACCCACGGTACAAGAACCCTCACAAGGCGCCGGACAGACACGGCCTGTGAATTCCGGGAAGTTATTCGTCTTGTGAAGACGATCGAGTGCTTCGCGCCATTGACCGCGATATACAAGATCATTCCACTCGGGAATCAGATTATTGACTGGGCAGCCAGCGGCCATGCCGCTGATTAACGCCCCAGTGTGACAGAAAGGAATCCCGCAATCCATACAACGCGAACCTTGCGTTTGTAATTTATCATCAGTCAGCGGTGTCGCGAACTCTTTCCAATGGCCGATACGGACCAGCGGAGAAGCTTCGGATGCCACTTCACGAGCATGTTCTATAAAACCGGTCGGTTTACCCATCTACGTTTAATCCCTCCTGAATTAGTTTCCGCCAACGCGGGAAACATCTCTCATATTCGCCTCGAAAGCAACCATGATCGCTTCTTGCTGGCTAAGTCCTGAGCGTTTCACCTTCTCGATGGCATCAAACATCCGTTTGTAGTCCTTCGGAATAACTTTCACGAACTTCCAAACGTACTCATCCCAGTGCTGAATAACTCGGTGGGCAACGCCGCTATCCGTAAATGTGGCATGATGCTGGATCATCGTTTTCACTTCATTCATTTCATACGTTTCTTCCAGCTGCTCTAGGTAAACCATTTCTTTGTTCACTTTGTTCTGGAAATCGCCCTTCTCATCCAGGACGTAGGCAATACCGCCAGACATCCCTGCCGCGAAATTGCGCCCTGTCGAACCAAGAACAACAACGCGGCCTCCTGTCATGTATTCACAGCCATGGTCACCTACACCCTCAACGACTGCGCGCACACCGCTGTTTCTTACGCAGAAGCGTTCGCCCGCAATCCCGCGGATGTAAGCATCCCCGTCCGTTGCGCCATAGAAGGCTGTATTCCCGATAATTACGTTCTCTTCTGGAACAAAAGAGGACTTCGTCGACGGGAAAATGACCAGCTTACCGCCGGATAATCCTTTGCCTACATAGTCATTGGCATCGCCTTCGAGGGAAAGCGTCATCCCTTTCGGTATGAAAGCGCCAAAGCTCTGACCAGCGGAGCCTTCAAAATGAAGGCGGATCGTATCGTGCGGCAATCCTTCCACGCCATGACGGCGTGTCACTTCACTGCCTACGATCGTTCCGACAACACGGTTCACGTTCGTAATTGGCAGAAACGCGTGAACGTGCGCTTTGCGTTCAATCGCTGGCTCACAAATCGTGAGCAGCTTCGTCACATCCAGGGAGCGATCCAAGCCGTGATCCTGCTCCATTTGGCAGAAACGGCCAACGTCCTCGCCCACCTCTGGTTGATGCAGAAGCGGCGAAAGATCGACGCCTTTGGCTTTCCAATGCGCAACCGCTTGTTTGGACTCGAGAATATCGGTACGTCCAACCATTTCCTCGATCGTGCGGAAGCCAAGCTCTGCCATCATTTCACGCACATCGTTCGCGATGAAGGTCATGAAGTTCACAACATGCTGCGGATCTCCAGCAAATTTCTTGCGCAGCTCTGGATTTTGTGTAGCGACCCCAACCGGACACGTGTCCAGATGGCAGACGCGCATCATCACGCAGCCAATGGTGATCAATGGAGTCGTGGCGAAGCCAAACTCTTCGGCACCGAGCAAGGCAGCTACGACAACGTCGCGCCCTGTCATCAGCTTGCCGTCCGTCTCGACGACAATACGGCTGCGCAGGTTGTTGAGCACGAGTGTCTGATGCGTCTCCGCCAGACCGAGCTCCCACGGCAGTCCCGCGTGACGAATACTCGTCTGCGGCGACGCGCCTGTTCCTCCGTCGTAGCCGGAGATGAGGACGACGTCCGCTTTCCCTTTCGCTACGCCGGCAGCGATCGTACCTACGCCGACCTCGGATACCAGCTTCACAGAGATCCGTGCGCGCGGGTTGGCATTCTTGAGATCGTGGATCAGCTCTGCGAGATCCTCGATCGAATAAATATCATGATGCGGCGGCGGCGAAATCAAGCCTACGCCTGGCGTTACGCCGCGAACCTCAGCCACCCAAGGGTACACCTTGGTGCCTGGGAGCTGACCGCCCTCGCCTGGCTTCGCGCCCTGCGCCATCTTGATCTGAATCTCGTCCGCGTTGACGAGATAGTGGCTTGTGACGCCGAAGCGGCCGGACGCCACCTGCTTGATCGCGCTGCGGCGAAGATCGCCGTTCGCGTCAGGCGTGAAACGCTCCGCATGCTCGCCGCCTTCGCCAGTATTGCTCTTGCCGCCGATGCGATTCATCGCGATCGCGATGGTTTCGTGCGCTTCTTTGGAGATGGAGCCGTAGGACATGGCTCCCGTCTTGAAGCGCTTGAAGATCGATTCGATCGGCTCGACTTCTTCGATCGGAATTGGGGTGCGCCCTGCTTTGAAGCTCAGCAAGCCGCGCAATGCCATATATTTCTCATCTTCACGTTTGATGAGCTTACTAAAGTTCTTATACATCGCATAGTTATTCGTACGAACAGCAGTCTGAAGCGCATGCACCGTTTCCGGCGTGTAGAGGTGATCCTCACCATCTCTGCGCCATTGCAAGTCGCCGCCTGTATCCAGCACGCGATCGCGTCCTTCTTGCTCGGAGAACGCACGGCTGTGACGAATAACCGCTTCCTGTGCAACGACATCAAGACCAATACCGCCAACTGGCGTGTACGTCCAAGTGAAGTACTTGTCAACAAGCTCCTGGTTTAACCCGATAGCTTCAAAAATTTGCGCTCCGCGATAACTCTGAATGGTCGAAATCCCCATTTTCGCTAATACTTTTACTACACCCTTTGTTACTGCCTTGATGTAGTTATAGGTCGCTTTCTCATGATCGACGCCAACAAGCTGCTTGCGCTGAATCATATCGTCTAGCGTTTCCAAAGCTAAGTACGGGTTGATAGCGCCTGCTCCATAACCGAGCAATAAAGCAAAGTGATGCACTTCACGCGGTTCACCCGACTCCACAAGCAAGCTGACTTTCGTACGTGTGCCTTCGCGAATCAAATGATGGTGCAAGCCAGACGTAGCCAGCAGCGCTGGAATCGGTGCCTTGACACTGTCTACGCCACGGTCGGACAGAATCAGCAGCGTAGCGCCATCCACGATAGCCTGATCGGCAGCCGCATACAGCGTTTGCATCGCGCTCTCTAACCCTGCCGTCCCTTGTGCTGCTTCGAACAATGTTGGCAACGTTACCGTCTTGAAGCCATCGCGCTGAATATGTCGCAGCTTCGCCAGCTCTTCATTCGAGAGGAATGGCGATTTCAAGCGGATTTGGCGGCAACTTTCTGGTTCCGGCTTAATCAAGTTGCGCTCAGGCCCAATCGTGGTGCCTTGCGCCGTAATAATTTCTTCAAAGTTCGCATCAATTGGCGGGTTCGTTACTTGTGCGAATAGTTGTTTGAAATAGTTATAGAGCAGCTGCGGACGGTCTGAAAGCACCGCAAGCGGAGCATCCGTACCCATGGAACCGATCGGATCTACACCTGTTTTGCCCATAGGCTCAAGGGTCTTGCGCAGTTGCTCGAACGTGTAACCAAACGCTTGCTGACGCTGAAGAATCGTGTCATGATCAGAACCAAGCACGAGAGGCGCATCCTCCAGATCCTCTAAGGAAATGAGGTGCTCATTCAACCAATCCCGATACGGCTGTTCGCTCGCAATACTGCTTTTGATCTCTTCATCGGTCACGATGCGGCCTTCTACGGTATCTACAAGCAGCATACGTCCTGGTCTTAAACGGTCTTTATACAAAATACGCTCAGGCTCGATATCAAGCACGCCGACTTCTGATGCAAGGACGATCAAATCGTCCGTTGTCACATAGTAACGCGAAGGACGAAGCCCGTTGCGATCCAGAATCGCGCCAATTTGACTGCCATCTGTGAAAGCGATCGCTGCAGGTCCATCCCACGGCTCCATCAGTGTACTGTGATACTCGTAGAACGCCTTCTTCTCATCATCCATGCCTTCGTGCTTAGACCAAGGCTCAGGTACCATCATCATCGCGGCATGCGGCAGCGAACGGCCAGAGAGCATCAGGAACTCAAGTGTATTGTCAAACATTTGGGAGTCGGAACCATCGGTATCAATGACAGGAAGAATGCGTTTGAAATCGTCGCCAAATACATCGGTCTCACACATCGCTTGGCGCGCGTGCATCCAGTTTACATTCCCGCGGAGGGTATTAATTTCACCATTGTGAATCAAATAACGGTACGGGTGCGCACGTTCCCAGCTCGGGAAGGTGTTCGTACTGAAACGGGAGTGAACAAGCGCAAGCGCCGAATCGACCTTCTCGTCTTGAAGCTCCACGTAATAGTTATCTACTTGCTCAGGCGTCAACATGCCTTTATAAACGATCGTTCTGCTAGACAAGCTAGAATAGTAAAATTGCGATTCCGCATGGGATAATTTGATAGCGTTTTCAGAGAGCTTGCGAATGATATACAACTTGCGCTCAAAATCCAAATTGGACGAAATATCTGCGCTTTGGCCAATAAATACCTGACGTACATAAGGCTCTGCGGATTTCGCAGATTCTCCCAGTGAACTATTGTCCGTTGGTACGGTTCTCCATCCAAGGAACTGTTGTCCTTCTTGTCTGACAATTCGCTCAATCGTGCTTTCGCAGGCTTGACGCGCTTCCAAATCCTGAGGCAAATACACCATACCTACACCATAGCTGCCTGAACTTGGAAGCTTAATGTTCTCTTGCTCACAAGCAGATTGGAAATACGTATCCGGAATTTGCATCAAAATACCTGCGCCATCCCCCGTATTCTGCTCACAGCCTTGGCCGCCGCGATGATCCAAATTGCAAAGTACACGAAGCGCTTGCTTGACGATGGCATGTGATTTGACACCCTTGATGTTGGCCACAAAGCCAATCCCACAAGCATCATGCTCATTCCTCGGATCGTACAATCCCTGTTTGGGAGGTAATCCTTTAATAGTCATGTTGTGCAACCTTTCTTCCAATTAAGTAGAGGAAATATTCTCAATATTTTTTATATTATATTAACACTTGGTTATCTAATGTTCAATTTAAAAATATTTATATTGAAAAGGGTTTCATTTTAATAGAATCGCGGTTAAACGCATATTGTAAAGGCACCTTATATGATATCATTTCCTATATAAGGCATACTCCGTACGCATGTGATAGCGAACTTTCCATGTTTCATGCTATGATAGCTAATACCGCTGCAAGAACTAACATCCAGATTCCACATCTTAGGAGGATCTCTGTTTGAGTATACAGCATACTTTTGGGGGCGGCAGGATCACGGAGCCTCTTTATCAATGGCACCTTGAAGCCCATCCGGTCGAAATTGAGCTATTCCGCTCTAAGCCGGTGCGCCGCTTGAAGTTTTTACATCATTTTGGCGCTTCAGCGCTGTTCTCACCACTTACACATT
This window encodes:
- the gltB gene encoding glutamate synthase large subunit; the protein is MTIKGLPPKQGLYDPRNEHDACGIGFVANIKGVKSHAIVKQALRVLCNLDHRGGQGCEQNTGDGAGILMQIPDTYFQSACEQENIKLPSSGSYGVGMVYLPQDLEARQACESTIERIVRQEGQQFLGWRTVPTDNSSLGESAKSAEPYVRQVFIGQSADISSNLDFERKLYIIRKLSENAIKLSHAESQFYYSSLSSRTIVYKGMLTPEQVDNYYVELQDEKVDSALALVHSRFSTNTFPSWERAHPYRYLIHNGEINTLRGNVNWMHARQAMCETDVFGDDFKRILPVIDTDGSDSQMFDNTLEFLMLSGRSLPHAAMMMVPEPWSKHEGMDDEKKAFYEYHSTLMEPWDGPAAIAFTDGSQIGAILDRNGLRPSRYYVTTDDLIVLASEVGVLDIEPERILYKDRLRPGRMLLVDTVEGRIVTDEEIKSSIASEQPYRDWLNEHLISLEDLEDAPLVLGSDHDTILQRQQAFGYTFEQLRKTLEPMGKTGVDPIGSMGTDAPLAVLSDRPQLLYNYFKQLFAQVTNPPIDANFEEIITAQGTTIGPERNLIKPEPESCRQIRLKSPFLSNEELAKLRHIQRDGFKTVTLPTLFEAAQGTAGLESAMQTLYAAADQAIVDGATLLILSDRGVDSVKAPIPALLATSGLHHHLIREGTRTKVSLLVESGEPREVHHFALLLGYGAGAINPYLALETLDDMIQRKQLVGVDHEKATYNYIKAVTKGVVKVLAKMGISTIQSYRGAQIFEAIGLNQELVDKYFTWTYTPVGGIGLDVVAQEAVIRHSRAFSEQEGRDRVLDTGGDLQWRRDGEDHLYTPETVHALQTAVRTNNYAMYKNFSKLIKREDEKYMALRGLLSFKAGRTPIPIEEVEPIESIFKRFKTGAMSYGSISKEAHETIAIAMNRIGGKSNTGEGGEHAERFTPDANGDLRRSAIKQVASGRFGVTSHYLVNADEIQIKMAQGAKPGEGGQLPGTKVYPWVAEVRGVTPGVGLISPPPHHDIYSIEDLAELIHDLKNANPRARISVKLVSEVGVGTIAAGVAKGKADVVLISGYDGGTGASPQTSIRHAGLPWELGLAETHQTLVLNNLRSRIVVETDGKLMTGRDVVVAALLGAEEFGFATTPLITIGCVMMRVCHLDTCPVGVATQNPELRKKFAGDPQHVVNFMTFIANDVREMMAELGFRTIEEMVGRTDILESKQAVAHWKAKGVDLSPLLHQPEVGEDVGRFCQMEQDHGLDRSLDVTKLLTICEPAIERKAHVHAFLPITNVNRVVGTIVGSEVTRRHGVEGLPHDTIRLHFEGSAGQSFGAFIPKGMTLSLEGDANDYVGKGLSGGKLVIFPSTKSSFVPEENVIIGNTAFYGATDGDAYIRGIAGERFCVRNSGVRAVVEGVGDHGCEYMTGGRVVVLGSTGRNFAAGMSGGIAYVLDEKGDFQNKVNKEMVYLEQLEETYEMNEVKTMIQHHATFTDSGVAHRVIQHWDEYVWKFVKVIPKDYKRMFDAIEKVKRSGLSQQEAIMVAFEANMRDVSRVGGN